One window from the genome of Diabrotica virgifera virgifera chromosome 6, PGI_DIABVI_V3a encodes:
- the LOC126887352 gene encoding mitochondrial potassium channel ATP-binding subunit — protein sequence MWRLIQQNLHNKLLFHNSAIFKKYFCQGHIKNYISRTVSQKPVPKSFIPSKVATFGVTLTGGLIIKLYISHNGVLCEAKKTRMAGYENKSDKNVKFDWARLWKYLKPHIWYFLAAIVGALAVALLNIQIPQVIGGVVNVLAKFSESRDSELFLNEMKRPVIKLISMYLAQSVCTFFYIFMLSNLGERMAYKMRTDLFESILKQDIAFFDQQRTGEIINRLTADVQDFKSSFKQIVSGGLRAATQIVGCSVSLIMLSPQMTFISLLCIPSVIAVGTVFGSLLRSVSRRAQAQVEKTTAVADEAVSNIRTVRAFAMEDQEKELFNTEADRAMVLNEDLGLGIGLFQAGTNMFINGMVLSTLYMGGYLLSTNQLSAGEVMAYLVASQTIQRSLAQISLLFGSVVRGVAAGSRVFEYINKTPKMALTGGKVLPYESVKGDIEFKNVCFAYPTRSQQIILQGFNLSVPSGKTVAIVGASGNGKSTVVALLERFYDVKDGSITLDGHDIRSLDPSWLRGRVLGLISQEPVLFGTTIMENIRYGKPDASDDEVKEAALLANADEFITSFPKGYNTPVGERGVTLSGGQKQRIAIARALLKNPVVLLLDEATSALDTESEKIVQQALERARTGRTVIVIAHRLSTIQNADLIVVLNKGKIVEMGTHESLKKLGGYYWSLAYQQQNSPAG from the exons atgtGGAGATTAATTCAACAAAATTTACATAACAA attatTATTCCACAATAGTGCAATATTTAAGAAATATTTCTGCCAGGGTcatattaaaaattatatctcCAGAACAGTGTCCCAAAAACCAGTTCCAAAATCATTTATACCATCAAAAGTTGCAACATTTGGGGTTACACTTACTGGTGGTCTAATTATAAAATTGTACATATCACACAATGGGGTATTATGCGAAGCAAAGAAGACTCGAATGGCTGGTTATGAAAATAAATCAGACAAAAATGTTAAATTTGATTGGGCAAGGCTATGGAAGTACTTGAAACCACATATTTGGTACTTCTTAGCAGCAATTGTG GGGGCATTGGCTGTGGCTTTATTAAATATACAAATACCTCAAGTTATAGGTGGTGTGGTGAATGTACTAGCAAAATTTAGTGAAAGCAGGGATAGTGAATTATTTCTTAATGAAATGAAGAGACCTGTTATAAAGTTAATATCCATGTATCTTGCTCAG AGTGTATGTACATTTTTCTACATCTTTATGCTTTCGAATTTAGGAGAACGTATGGCATATAAAATGAGGACAGATTTATTTGAATCTATATTAAAACAGGATATAGCATTTTTTGATCAGCAAAGAACAGGTGAAATTATTAACAG aTTAACAGCAGATGTTCAAGACTTTAAAAGTAGCTTCAAACAAATCGTTTCTGGAGGTTTGCGAGCGGCCACGCAGATTGTCGGTTGTTCAGTATCTTTAATTATGCTATCACCTCAAATGACATTCATTTCTCTACTTTGCATACCATCTGTTATAGCCGTAGGAACAGTTTTCGGCTCTCTACTAAGATCAGTTTCAAGAAGAGCTCAAGCTCAG gTAGAAAAAACAACTGCCGTAGCGGACGAGGCGGTGAGCAATATCAGAACAGTTCGAGCGTTTGCCATGGAGGACCAAGAAAAGGAATTATTTAACACAGAAGCTGATAGAGCAATGGTTTTAAATGAGGATTTGGGATTAGGCATTGGTTTATTTCAAGCTGGAACCAATATGTTTATAAATGG TATGGTGTTATCTACTTTGTACATGGGTGGTTACTTACTATCAACCAATCAGTTATCTGCTGGGGAAGTTATGGCATATTTAGTAGCATCTCAAACCATACAACGCTCTTTGGCTCAAATATCATTACTTTTTGGCTCTGTAGTAAGGGGCGTAGCAGCTGGTTCGAGAGTTTTCGAA TACATTAATAAAACTCCTAAAATGGCACTTACAGGAGGAAAAGTATTACCATATGAATCAGTGAAGGGGGATATTGAATTTAAGAACGTTTGTTTTGCTTATCCAACTAGAAGTCAGCAG ataaTTCTGCAAGGTTTTAATCTTAGCGTACCATCAGGAAAAACAGTTGCTATTGTAGGGGCGTCTGGTAATGGAAAATCGACAGTGGTAGCACTTTTAGAAAG attttatgaTGTAAAAGATGGTTCGATAACATTGGATGGACACGATATAAGATCATTGGATCCTTCGTGGTTAAGAGGTAGAGTACTGGGTTTAATAAGCCAGGAACCAGTATTGTTTGGTACTACAATAATGGAAAATATTCGCTACGGCAAACCTGATGCTTCAGATGATGAG GTAAAAGAAGCTGCACTACTGGCGAATGCGGATGAATTTATAACCAGTTTTCCGAAGGGCTATAACACACCTGTTGGTGAAAGAGGAGTGACTTTATCCGGGGGCCAGAAACAGAGAATTGCCATTGCCCGTGCTCTTCTTAAAAATCCAGTTGTTTTACTTTTGGATGAAGCTACAAG tGCTTTGGATACAGAATCAGAAAAAATAGTTCAGCAAGCATTGGAACGAGCACGGACAGGTAGAACGGTGATAGTGATAGCTCATAGATTGTCTACAATCCAGAATGCAGATTTGattgttgtattaaataaaggaaaaattgTAGAG ATGGGTACTCATGAATCGCTGAAGAAACTGGGAGGCTACTATTGGTCATTAGCATACCAACAACAAAACAGTCCAGCTGGATAA